Within the Opitutaceae bacterium TAV5 genome, the region CCCGGCACACGAACACTGCCATCAAGAGAAGGAGCGGAAATAACCCCGGAGACCGAAAAGGCACTCATGAGGATCGTGACAGTGGGCAGAAGCAAACGGGGCAAAAACATGGGGTGGATTTGAAAAAGAGTTTGGCAAAATACAAGATTTTATTTCAAATTTCATATCTGTTTGTCACCTGGACGCTTTTTAAACGCTGTCCGGAAACACCTTTATCTGCCTTCATATGATGTCTGTTTCTCTTGCCATGCCTGATGCTGCCACATCCAACGCCTCTTTTTCTTCGGTACCGGGGAAGAATGCCGCACCTCGCCGGAACGGAGGGGCAACGCTCACGGGCAAGGATGCCCGTGCCACGTCGAAAGCGGGCGGGACGCCCGCGCCTCGCCGGAGCAACAAAACCGGCGGACGGAGCGAGAAAGCGGGGCGGGCCAATGTTTACCAGGTCGCCGAGCTGGCCGGCGTGTCGCCCGGGACGGTCAGTTGCGTGCTCAACAACCGGGGGCGTGTGGGCGAGGAGACGCGCGTGCGCGTGCTGGAGGTGGCGCGTTCGCTGGGGTTCCGTCCGCAGGTGCAGGTGCGCACCCGGCAGGTGGGCGTGGTGGCGGACAGCATCTGGCACTCCCTGCACGATGGCAGTTATTATCAGTCGTTGTGGTCGCACATCGCGCTTGCCCTTTGCAGGCACGACATGGCGATGGTGGTTCCGGAAAACCCGGTGGAACATTTGCAGCGGCGGTATCTGGACGGAGTCATTGTGGTGGGTGAATATCCGGCGTTCGAGTCGATGGCCGCGCGTTTGGGCGAGCACACGCCGGTTGTCTTTACCGACGATTTCTCGGGGCGGCAGGACCGGTGGTCGGTGCGCAGTGATTGCGAGGCGACCGGACGGCTGGCGGCGGAGCACTTTTTAAAAAATGGCCGGCGTCGGCTGGCGTTTGTCGGCTCGCCGGGCTCACAGGAGCAGGTGCGGCTGGAGGGCTACCGCAAGGCCATCGTGGCGGCGGGAGCGGAATGCCGCGAGGAGTTGTTCCTGATGCGCAGTCAGGAGATCACGTTTTACAGCGCGGTAAGCCGCGTGATCCGGCTCGGTGCGGATGCGATTCTGATCCCGGGTTCCAACTACGAGGCGCTCGAAGGATTGAATGTGATCATCAACGTGATGGGTCTGCGGGTGCCGCAGGACGTGGCGCTGATCGGCGGCGAGATTCATGGCGTATCCGAATTCCTGCCTCCGCCGATGACGACCATCGAGGAACCGTTGACAAAAATCGCCAGCCTCGCGGTGGACACGCTGGCGGCGTTGATGCGGGGGGAGACCCCTCCGCGCATTAACACGCTGCCGGTCAAGCTGCTGGTGCGCGCGTCGGCGTGACAGCGCGCCGATGCCGGAGAGGAGGCCGCGCCGGGATGGACCTGCGCTGCCGCGCCGCGCCCCACCGTGCGCCGGGGGGGGGAGGTATCGGTGCCCCTCATGACTGCCTCATTCTCCTTTTTCCGCCAGGCGGCCCGCTCTGAATCGCGCCCTCCGGAGCCCGTTTCCCGAGAGTTTTCTTGTCACCGTTTTCGCCCGCCGCATATCCCTTTCCGATGAAATACATTTTCGTGACCGGCGGCGTGGTTTCATCGTTGGGAAAGGGCCTCACAGCAGCGGCCCTCGGCGCGCTTCTCGAAATGCGGGGCCTCACCGTCCGCATCCAGAAGTTCGACCCCTACCTCAACGTCGATCCGGGCACGATGAGCCCCTTCCAGCACGGCGAGGTCTACGTCCTCGAGGACGGCGCCGAGACCGACCTCGACCTGGGCCACTACGAACGCTTCACCAGCGGCAAGCTCTCCCGCGTCAACAGCCTCAGCTCCGGCCAGATCTACGAAAGCGTCATCCAGAAAGAGCGCCGCGGCGTCTATCTCGGCAAGACCGTGCAGGTGATCCCTCACGTCACCAACGAAATCAAGGAGCGCATCTACCAGGGCGCCAAGGACGTCGATGTGCTCATCACCGAAATCGGCGGCACCACCGGCGACATCGAGGGCCTGCCCTTCCTCGAAGCCATGCGCCAGTTCGCCCTCGAGACCGGCCCCACCGACTGCATCTTTATCCACGTCACCCTCGTCCCCTTCCTCCAGGCCGCCGGGGAGCTCAAGACCAAGCCCACCCAGCAATCCGTCGCCAAGCTCCGCGAGATCGGCATCCAGCCCGACATCCTCGTCTGCCGTTGCGAACATGAACTCGACCACGGCCTGCGCGACAAGATTTCCCTTTTCTGCAACGTCCCCGTCAAGGCCGTCATCGAATGCCGCGACGTCGGCTCCATCTACGAACTTCCCCTCGCCCTCCAGAAGGAAGGCCTGGACCAGCTCGTGATCGACCTCTTCGGCCTCAAAAATCCGCTCCCGCCGAAAAACATCTGGGAGGAAATCGTCCGCCGCGTGAAAAGCCCCGCGCACGAAGTCACCATCGGCGTTGTCGGCAAATACATCGAGCTGCAGGACGCCTACAAATCCGTTTACGAATCGGTCACGCACGGCGGCATCGCCAACAACTGCAAGGTCAACATCCGCCGCATCGACGCCGAGGACCTGGAAAAGAAGAACGGCCTCGCCCTCCTCAAGGATCTCGACGGCATTCTCGTCCCCGGCGGTTTCGGCGACCGCGGCACCGAGGGCAAGATCGCCGCCGCCCGCTACGCCCGCGAAAACGGCATTCCCTACTACGGCCTCTGCCTCGGCCTCCAGATCGCGGTCATCGAATACGCCCGCAACGTCCTCAAGCTGAAGGGCGCCAATTCCGCCGAGTTCGACCCCGCCGCCGAGCATCCCGTCATCAACATGATGGAGGAGCAGAAAAAGATCATCGACAAGGGCGCCACCATGCGGCTCGGCAGCTACGAATGCTCGCTCACGCCCGGCACGCATGCGGCCCGCGCCTACAAGGCGACCAGCGTGCGCGAACGCCACCGCCACCGCTTCGAGGTCAACAACGCCTACGTCGGCCAGCTCCAGCGCGGCGGCCTCGTGGTCAGCGGCATCAATCCCCGCCGCAACCTCGTCGAGATCGTCGAAATCAGGAATCATCCGTGGTTCGTCGCCGTGCAGTTTCATCCCGAGTTTCAGTCCAAGCCCAACAAGCCGCACCCTCTCTTCGCCGCCTTCATCACCGCGGCCCTCAAGGTCAAGCGCGCCGCCGGCAAGACCGCGAAAACTGCGAAACCGGCGAAAGCCAAAGCGCCCGCCAGAACCGCCAGGAAAAAATGACCTCCGGCCGGAAGGGAGCCCGCGAAACACACGAAAGGACACGAAAAACAGTCGTGCGCCAAAGCGTATGATGTCCCGATGGAACAGGATCATTTTGAATAAACCGCTAAAGGACGCTAACGGACGCCAAACCGGATTTTTTCCGATTGTCCGGTTTTTAGCGGCCGTTAGCGACCTTTAGCGGTCTCCCTCTCTTCGGTTGCCGCTCTGCCGCTCCGTGTAACCCACGCCTTCCCACGCCTTCACGCCATGCTCCACGACCCGCAAAAACTTCTCATCATCGCCGGCCCCTGCTCGCTCGAAAACGAGACCATCTGCCGCACCGTCGCGGAAAAGCTCACCGCAATCGCGCAACAACTCCCCGAACTGCGGATCGTCTTCAAGGGCTCCTTCGACAAGGCCAACCGCACCTCCATCGCCGGCCCGCGCGGCACCGGCATGGCCGAAGGACTGAAACTCCTCGCGATGGTCAAACGCGACTACGGTTTCCCCGTCCTCACCGACATCCATGACGCCGGCCAGTGCGCCCCCGTCGCCGAAGTCTGCGACGTATTACAGATCCCCGCCTTCCTCTGCCGCCAGACCGATATCCTCCTCGCCGCCGCCGCCACCGGCCGCACGGTCAACGTGAAAAAAGGCCAGTTCCTCGCCCCGCAGGACATGGTCCACGTCACCGGAAAACTGAAGGAAGGCCGCGCCACCGAAATCTGGCAGACCGAACGCGGCACCACTTTCGGCTACCAGAACCTCGTCGTGGACATGCGCGGTTTCCCGATCATGGCACGCAACGGCTACCCGACCATTCTCGACGCCACCCACAGCGTGCAACTCCCGGGAGCCGGCGGCGGCAAGAGTTCCGGTCAGCGCGAGTTCGTCCCCACGCTTTCCTTTGCCGCCATCGCCGCCGGAGCCGACGGCCTGTTTCTCGAAACGCATCCCGACCCGGCCAACGCCCTTTCCGACGGCCCCAACATGGTGCCGCTCGACGAACTCCAGGCCCTGCTCACGAAGTGCCACGCCCTCTGGCGCTGCGTGCGCGGCTGAGCGACCAAGTGGCGCGGGCGTCCCGCCCGCCTCCGGCGTGGCACGGCCATCCTGGCCGTGGACGGCGCGGAGCGCCGCCGGTGTGTTTTCATACCAGCGTCCCGAATGTTTTTGATTTTACACAAAGGCCGCAAAGGACGCGAAGAAGGTAACTGGCAATCTTTTGCGCTCTTTGCGGCCTTGGTGTAAAAATCCGAAGGCTTTGGGGCTTTGGTATCAGAGGCTGCGGAGAGGCAACGCTCACGGGCAGGATGCCCGTGCCACGGAGCGGAAAGGCAACGGAAGCGGGCGTCCCGCCCGCCTCTCCCTCGCCCGACCCGGCTCCGTCCGGCCTTCCCGTTTTACGCCTTCCCCGCCACCTCCGTCCCGCCCGCCGCCGCGTCACGCAGATTCCGATACGCTCCCGGCGAAAAGTGAAACCGCGCCCGGAAGCACTTGCACAGATGGTTGGCGTCGGCGAACCCCGTGCGCGCCGCGATCTCCTTCACCGAGAGATTGGCATCGCGCAGCAGCACCGCCGCTTCGCCCAGCCGCACCTCGCGCACAAACGCCGCCGGCATCTGTCCCGTCACCCGGGAAAACCAGTGCGTGAAGTGCGTGCGGCTCATTGAAAACTCCGCGGCCAGCCGCTCCACCGGCAGCGACTCCGCGAGATGCCGCAACGCGAACGCCCTCACCTGCTCCAGCAGTTTCTGTCGCGGCTCCAGCGGATGTTTTTGCAGAAACACCCACCTCTCCATTTCCAGCATCCACCGGAAAAGTCCCTCTTCGACCGTGAACGTGTCATCGCCCCCGCCGCGCCAGATATGCTCCACCAGCGCCAGCGCCGCCTTCACCGGCGCCGACTCCTCGGGCAGCGCAAACACGCGATTCAGAAAATCCTCCGCCCCCCGCGAAAACAACCGCTCGATCAGATACGCGTGATCGAACACAAACCACACAAACGTCCATTCCGCGCATTCCGGCGCGCTCTGGTAACAATGTTCCGACGGCACCCGGACGAGCAACGCATGCTCCTCCGGCACCTTTTCCGCCACGCCTCCGCCCCTTCCGCTTCCTCCTGCGACCGGCGTCTCCAGCACGCCCCATCCTTTCAGCGAATACAGAAACACCCCGATCGGCGGCCGTGTCAGCGCCAGCGGTCGCATCCCGTCAAAATAGTACCGCCGCCCCGGCCGCACCGTTTCCAGTCCCGACGACATCACCCCCGCCCCGCGACGCGGATGAGTCGTGAGCATTTCCGGCCCCCAGGTCCGTTGCAAATGGGAGATCAGTTTTGTCACAAATAGACTATGTTTAGTCCATACATGCTAGCCTTCACTCTTCCATCAAGCCCATATCGGGCCATTCTTTCAATTACAGATTTACCACAAGGCGAGTCACTCCCGATGCTCCTTTTTCCGTCAAACCCTGACCCGACACAAATCCACTATCAAACAGACATATCTTCCATCCTGAATCCTTCCTGAAAACGACATTCTGCATCATGCTGCCAGCAGGAACGACCTGCTCCCGCTTCCGGTTTCTCCCGTTTCCCCGCCCCCCCCGAATCCATCCACTCTGTCCCCCATGCACACCCACATCCGCACCCGCCGTCCCTGCCGTCTCGCTCGCGGCTTCACCCTGATCGAATTGCTCACGGTCATCGCCATCATCGGCATTCTCGCGGCGATCATCATCCCTACCGTCAGCAAAGTCCGCAAAACCGCCCGCAAGGCCACCTGCACGTCCAACCTCCGCCAGATTCACGCGGCCATCATGCTGCACGCAACGGACAACCGGGACTACCTGATCGCCGGTGTTGGCGGCAGCGCCAAATACCCGCCAGGCAGCCGGCCCAATGCAATCTGGTATCAGAAACTGTGGGACGGCCAGATCACGACCGGCGAATCTCCGTTGGCGTCCTATATCGGCGGAGGCGAAACGCTCTCGCGAATGGCCGTATGTCCCGAGAACGCGACGCCACTCGCCGCTGCAAATGTTGATGGCAAGAGCATCAAGAATCCCAACGGCTATCCCTACACCATCAACTATGCCGTTCTCATCGACAATACCCGCTCCAACGACGGGAAATTTGTGCGTGTCGTCCAGCTCCAGAATGCGAGCCATGTGCCCATGATTACCGACTCCAATTTTGGCAGCGTCGCGTGGGACGGGCCCGGCTGGGAAGGAGCCTCCGCCAATCACTCCAACCAGAAACGCATCGGCGAACCGCACTCTGGCAAAGGCAACGTTCTCTGGGCCGATGGTCATGTGACCATGAAAACCCGGGATGAACTGAAAGCCCGGATCGCCGAGATGCCCTTCGACAACTCCTCCTCCTGACCCGGCCCCTTCCTTTTTTCCAGACCTGTTTCGGACTCTCCCGAAAACCACACCATAACCCGCAACTCCGGATCCTATGAAAAATAGCATCAAGCACCTGCTTTGCCTGTCGCTCTGCGCGGCGGCCCTGCAAACAGCCGCGTCTGCACAGACGCTCCTCCTCGAGTACTCGTTCGACGACTACACTGCCGGCTCCACCACGGCGAAAAATACCGGCAGCCTCGGCAGCGCCGCCGACCTCACCCTGTATGACGCCGTCGGCATCACCAGCGGTTCCCGTGTCGGCACGGCCGCCGACCTCTACTCCGCTGCCAATGCCGGCCTTCGCAATGCAGGTCGCGCCTTCGACAACACCGCTTCCACCGGCATGGGCAGCGGCGGCAACACCAACACCGGCAACCGCGCCCAGGCCACCGGCGTCAGTGCGACACTCCAGTCCTTCACCATCGCGGGCTGGTTCAAAACAGACGGTTCCGCTTCCATCGGAGACGGCGCCAAAATTTTCGAAACAACCGGCAGCGGCATCACTGTCAGTGCCTCTGTTGATGGACGCCTTAATCTCTATGTGAATGGCAGCGCGTCTTCCGATTTTGTCCGGAGCGGCACAACCGGTTCCACTGAATACGGAGCCGCCGCCTCCTGGGTCTTTTTCGCCATCACCTACGACGGCTCGCTCACCACCGATAACGTGAAATTCTACGTCGGCAGCGAAAACGACGCCGTCAGCCAGGTCGGCGGCACCATGAGTCTTGCCAAAGGCTCGGTAACGCTCTCTTCCGCCGAAATCGCGCTCGGCAATTCACTCAACTCCAACTCCCGTTCCTTCGATGGCCTCATCGATGACATCCGCCTTTACGGCAACGACGGCGCCACCTCCGGCGTCCTGACTCCGGCACAACTCGAGTCCCTCCGCGCCGGAGCCATCCCCGAACCTTCGACCGTCGCCCTCATTGCCGGAGCATCGATCCTCGGCGCCGTCCTCGTCGTCCGGCGTCGCCGTTCGATCCGCATGTAAACCGGCTTCCCCTCTCGCATTCCGCCTGCCTGCGGCCACGTCCTTGCAGACGTGGCCGCGTTTTTCGCCCTCCCGTTCGCCATTCACCTCCGGTTCTTCAATCTTCAACTCTTTCCCCTCGCATGCGCTGCCTTTCCATCCTCCCCGCTCTCGCCGCCGCCACGCTTGCCACGGCTGCTCCGCTCGCCGCGCAAGACCTGCCTGCCGTGCCCAACGCCAGCTTTGCCAGCGTGCAAAAAGGCAACGGCCACATCGCCTGGTGGTCGCCCGGCGGCTGGGGCGCGCCCAAACCCGAAGAAAATCTCGCCCCGCAAAAAGCCGACGGCCTCACGTTCGCCAAAATCGCCGCGGTAGAAAAAGGCGCCGCCGGCTGGGTGTCCCCGCGCATCCCCGCCGACGCTCTCCGCGATGGCTTCCGCCTCACCTTCAAGCTCCGCGCCTCTGCCGATTATGCCGACAACACCCCCTGGGTTTTCCTCTTCTGCTCCGGCGCCGACAGCACCGACAAGACCGCCATCCGGCGCATCGATATCTCTCCGCGCGCCACCCGTCCCGACGAATGGCAAACCCTCTCCCGCGACATCAAGCCCGATACGATCCCCGGCAACGCCACCCGCCTCTCGATCAACCTCGCGACAAAGGCCGCCTCCCCGGCCGGCGACTCCGCAGCCGCTCCCGCCGGCTGGATCGGCTACACGGATATCCGCATCGAGCCCCTCGGCGGAGCAAAATGATCACGTCAGGACCAGTCACCTCCGCGCCTCCTCCCGCACCCGCGCTCGAAACCGCCAAACTGACCCGCAACGAAACCTTCCTCGCCCGCGCCTGCGCCGCCTGCTCCCGCCAGGACGCCTGGCTGCGCGCCCTCTCCAACCGAGCCGCCACGTAACCGGTATCCCATGACAAAAAAGATCCTTCTTCTCCTCGCCGCCGCGCTCCTCTCCCTGGCCGGACAGCTCTCCGCCCAGTCGCGCCTCACGACCACGCCGCAAATCCCCGACGGCGAATTCGTCCGGCCCGTTTCCGCCGACGCCACCGGTCCCGATGCCTGGCACCCGCAAGCATGGGATCGCCAGCTTCCTCCCGTGGACGACGCGCAGCGCAGCGCCTTCACCCGCTCCGTCGAAAACGGCCTCGCCTTCATCCAGGTTCCCGCCGCCGACACTGCGGCCTGGGGATGGGTCTCCCCGCGCGTCACCCTTGACGCCGTGCTCCGGAAAGGCTTTCGCGTCTCCGTCGCCATCAGCGCCACCGCCGACTACGCGGGCAACTACCCGTGGGCCTTCGTCGCCTGGAGCCGGAGCTCCGCTTACCTCGACCGGACCGCTTTCGCAACGATCACTCCCCCGGTCACGCCTGCCGGCGAACGCGGCATCTGGCGCGAGTTTTTTCTCGATATCCCCGCCTCCGCCATCCCGTCCACGGCCACGCACTTCACGCTGAACCTGGCCAGCCACCGCCAGCCGGGAGGCGGCACGCCCGCCGGTGCGCTCCGCTATGCCACCGTCACTCTCGAGCCCCTCGGTGGCGGCGCCCCGCCCGTCGCCAACGGCACGCGCATTCGCAGCCCCTTCGTCAGACGCGCCACCAACACGCCCGCCGGCACATATTTCACCTACCCGCATTCCAACGGCTTCTGGCGCTCCGATCCTGCGTGGGATGCCAACACCATCGTCGTCGGCCGCGAATCCGAAGGTTCAAACGTCCTCTCGCTGGTCGAGTTCGACCCGGCCACCGGCAATCACCGCGCCGTCGGCGCGTCGGAAAACACCAACATGTTCTACAGCATCACGCGTGACGGCCGCGCCCTCGCTTCCACCAAACGCGGCAACAACTCCCTCGTCCTCCTCGACCTCACCGGCCGTCAGCCCGACCGCGTCCTCATGACCGCTCCCGCCGGCACGCAAATCTCGCACGGGGCCGACATTCTCGAAGACGGCAGCAAGGCCGTCTTCGCTCTCTGGAACTGGGGGGCGAAGGAATTCAAGCTCCAGGAGATCGACGTGGCCACCGGCTCGGTGACCACCTGCATGACCGCCAGCTGGACCATCAACCATGCCCACTATCACCCCTTCGATCCCGGCTGGATTTCCCTCTGCAACGAGGTCGGCAACGATCCGATCCGTCCCATGGACCGCATCTGGGCCTGGCATGCCACGCTCGCTCCGCAAGGGAAACGCGTGTTCGATCCCGTCGATGCGCAAGGCCGGCCCATCTACATCACCCACGAACGCGCCATGTATCACAAACTCGGCGTCATCGCCGATGTGATTTCTCCCAGCCCCGGCGAGCCGCGCGGCCTCTATGAAGTCGGCTACGACGGCACCCGCCGCGTCATCGCCGAAGGCAAGGGGTACCAGCACTGCAATATCAGCCGCGACGGACGCTGGGCCGTGGCCGATGTCGTGAACCAGGACGACCGCGTCACCATGGAAACCGTGCTCATCAACTTCAAAACCGGTAAAAAAGAAATCCTCTATGCCGGTCGCGCGACAAAACATCCCTGGCACGCGCATCCGCACATCAGCCCCGATGGCAAATGGGTCATTCTCAACGACAGCAGCCTCCTCCGCGCCGTCGCCCTCGAAATCGACCCGGCACGCCTCGAGGCCTTCCTGAAATAGCAAAAGCGGCCGCGCCTCTTCATGCCTCCCTCTCCGACTTCATTCCCCGAACCCGCCGCGCCTTCCTCCTCCCGTGACGCGACCGTCCCGCCGGCAACACGGCATGAGCATCCTGACCGCGATTCCGGAGTGGCAGGGGACTCCAGCCCGTGTGACGGTGAAGCCGCCCGCATCGTCGCCCGGCTCACCTTCGCCGAAAAAGCCGCGCTCCTCTCCGGCCACGACACCTGGCACTTCGGCGGCGTTCCCCGTCTCGGCATTCCGCCGCTCCGCGTGGCCGATTGCGGACACGGCGTCACCTTCGTCGAAGAAGGCCTCGCCGGGACGACCTGTCTCCCCACCGCCATCGGCATGGG harbors:
- a CDS encoding LacI family transcriptional regulator — its product is MMSVSLAMPDAATSNASFSSVPGKNAAPRRNGGATLTGKDARATSKAGGTPAPRRSNKTGGRSEKAGRANVYQVAELAGVSPGTVSCVLNNRGRVGEETRVRVLEVARSLGFRPQVQVRTRQVGVVADSIWHSLHDGSYYQSLWSHIALALCRHDMAMVVPENPVEHLQRRYLDGVIVVGEYPAFESMAARLGEHTPVVFTDDFSGRQDRWSVRSDCEATGRLAAEHFLKNGRRRLAFVGSPGSQEQVRLEGYRKAIVAAGAECREELFLMRSQEITFYSAVSRVIRLGADAILIPGSNYEALEGLNVIINVMGLRVPQDVALIGGEIHGVSEFLPPPMTTIEEPLTKIASLAVDTLAALMRGETPPRINTLPVKLLVRASA
- the pyrG gene encoding CTP synthetase (CTP synthase; cytidine triphosphate synthetase; catalyzes the ATP-dependent amination of UTP to CTP with either L-glutamine or ammonia as the source of nitrogen; in Escherichia coli this enzyme forms a homotetramer), whose protein sequence is MKYIFVTGGVVSSLGKGLTAAALGALLEMRGLTVRIQKFDPYLNVDPGTMSPFQHGEVYVLEDGAETDLDLGHYERFTSGKLSRVNSLSSGQIYESVIQKERRGVYLGKTVQVIPHVTNEIKERIYQGAKDVDVLITEIGGTTGDIEGLPFLEAMRQFALETGPTDCIFIHVTLVPFLQAAGELKTKPTQQSVAKLREIGIQPDILVCRCEHELDHGLRDKISLFCNVPVKAVIECRDVGSIYELPLALQKEGLDQLVIDLFGLKNPLPPKNIWEEIVRRVKSPAHEVTIGVVGKYIELQDAYKSVYESVTHGGIANNCKVNIRRIDAEDLEKKNGLALLKDLDGILVPGGFGDRGTEGKIAAARYARENGIPYYGLCLGLQIAVIEYARNVLKLKGANSAEFDPAAEHPVINMMEEQKKIIDKGATMRLGSYECSLTPGTHAARAYKATSVRERHRHRFEVNNAYVGQLQRGGLVVSGINPRRNLVEIVEIRNHPWFVAVQFHPEFQSKPNKPHPLFAAFITAALKVKRAAGKTAKTAKPAKAKAPARTARKK
- a CDS encoding 2-dehydro-3-deoxyphosphooctonate aldolase, translating into MLHDPQKLLIIAGPCSLENETICRTVAEKLTAIAQQLPELRIVFKGSFDKANRTSIAGPRGTGMAEGLKLLAMVKRDYGFPVLTDIHDAGQCAPVAEVCDVLQIPAFLCRQTDILLAAAATGRTVNVKKGQFLAPQDMVHVTGKLKEGRATEIWQTERGTTFGYQNLVVDMRGFPIMARNGYPTILDATHSVQLPGAGGGKSSGQREFVPTLSFAAIAAGADGLFLETHPDPANALSDGPNMVPLDELQALLTKCHALWRCVRG
- a CDS encoding AraC family transcriptional regulator; this encodes MLTTHPRRGAGVMSSGLETVRPGRRYYFDGMRPLALTRPPIGVFLYSLKGWGVLETPVAGGSGRGGGVAEKVPEEHALLVRVPSEHCYQSAPECAEWTFVWFVFDHAYLIERLFSRGAEDFLNRVFALPEESAPVKAALALVEHIWRGGGDDTFTVEEGLFRWMLEMERWVFLQKHPLEPRQKLLEQVRAFALRHLAESLPVERLAAEFSMSRTHFTHWFSRVTGQMPAAFVREVRLGEAAVLLRDANLSVKEIAARTGFADANHLCKCFRARFHFSPGAYRNLRDAAAGGTEVAGKA
- a CDS encoding N-terminal cleavage protein, with translation MHTHIRTRRPCRLARGFTLIELLTVIAIIGILAAIIIPTVSKVRKTARKATCTSNLRQIHAAIMLHATDNRDYLIAGVGGSAKYPPGSRPNAIWYQKLWDGQITTGESPLASYIGGGETLSRMAVCPENATPLAAANVDGKSIKNPNGYPYTINYAVLIDNTRSNDGKFVRVVQLQNASHVPMITDSNFGSVAWDGPGWEGASANHSNQKRIGEPHSGKGNVLWADGHVTMKTRDELKARIAEMPFDNSSS
- a CDS encoding anchor protein; its protein translation is MKNSIKHLLCLSLCAAALQTAASAQTLLLEYSFDDYTAGSTTAKNTGSLGSAADLTLYDAVGITSGSRVGTAADLYSAANAGLRNAGRAFDNTASTGMGSGGNTNTGNRAQATGVSATLQSFTIAGWFKTDGSASIGDGAKIFETTGSGITVSASVDGRLNLYVNGSASSDFVRSGTTGSTEYGAAASWVFFAITYDGSLTTDNVKFYVGSENDAVSQVGGTMSLAKGSVTLSSAEIALGNSLNSNSRSFDGLIDDIRLYGNDGATSGVLTPAQLESLRAGAIPEPSTVALIAGASILGAVLVVRRRRSIRM